One Papaver somniferum cultivar HN1 chromosome 10, ASM357369v1, whole genome shotgun sequence genomic window carries:
- the LOC113316744 gene encoding eukaryotic translation initiation factor 2 subunit alpha homolog, producing MASNLECRMYEAQYPEVDMAVMIQVKSIEETCAYVSLLEYNNIEGMILISELSKRRIRSVNSVIKVGRQEPVMVITVDGDRGYIDLSKRRVSEEDIAVCEERYNKSKLVHSIMRHVAETMQLDLEDLYTHVGWPLYRSYGHAYEAFKLIVADPDTILDSLTREVQEVGPDGKEVTKVVPALTEEVKDALIKNIRRRMTPQPMKIRADIEMKCFQFDGVLHIKEAMRIAEASGNDDCPIKIKLVAAPLYVLTTQTLDKEQGIRVLTDAIEACTEKIGSHGGRLVVKEAPRAVTERDDNLLAEQMRKLNQSSQEVNGDDDSEEEDTGMGEIDVDGPSGVHEQ from the exons ATGGCGTCAAACCTGGAGTGCAGAATGTACGAAGCGCAATATCCAGAAGTGGATATGGCTGTGATGATTCAAGTGAAAAGCATAGAAGAAACGTGTGCTTATGTCTCCCTCCTGGAATACAATAACATCGAGGGTATGATACTAATAAGTGAGCTTTCAAAAAGACGTATTCGAAGTGTCAATAGTGTGATAAAAGTTGGAAGACAAGAACCAGTTATGGTAATTACGGTTGATGGAGATAGAGGCTATATTGATTTGAGTAAAAGAAGAGTTTCTGAAGAAGATATTGCTGTTTGTGAAGAAAGATATAATAAGAGTAAACTTGTTCATTCTATTATGAGGCATGTTGCTGAGACTATGCAACTCGATTTGGAG GATCTGTATACTCATGTTGGATGGCCTCTATATCGAAGCTATGGGCATGCTTATGAG GCCTTCAAGTTAATCGTTGCTGATCCTGATACCATTCTCGATTCACTCACACGTGAAGTTCAAGAAGTTGGCCCTGATGGAAAAGAG gtGACTAAAGTGGTACCCGCACTGACAGAGGAGGTTAAAGATGCTTTGATTAAGAACATCAGAAGGCGTATGACTCCACAGCCAATGAAAATTCGTGCTGATATTGAAATGAAATGCTTTCAGTTTGATGGGGTTCTCCATATCAAG GAAGCGATGAGAATAGCTGAAGCTAGTGGAAATGATGACTGTCCAATTAAAATTAAACTGGTGGCAGCTCCTCTATACGTTCTGACGACTCAGACTCTTGATAAG GAGCAAGGGATAAGGGTTCTTACTGATGCAATCGAAGCTTGCACTGAAAAAATAGGTAGCCACGGGGGGAGACTGGTAGTAAAGGAGGCACCAAGAGCG GTGACCGAACGTGACGATAACCTACTTGCCGAACAGATGAGAAAACTTAACCAATCAAGCCAAGAAGTCAATGGTGATGATGATAGTGAAGAGGAAGATACAGGAATGGGAGAAATTGATGTTGATGGACCTTCAGGTGTCCACGAGCAGTAA